A genomic segment from Microbacterium sp. SORGH_AS_0428 encodes:
- a CDS encoding TetR family transcriptional regulator, which produces MDSTGDGRTRRGRSAKAPLSRQAILDAAKELVRDHGVDELTLRRVADRVETGPASLYAYFANRDVLLEHLLDAAYSEVELVEIAGDGWKHALAATIGNTIDALGRYPGLGAVALGTIPTLPGALRLAEHELALMDAGGVSDERAALAVDLIAQFAASTAVERAVRHEDSRGAAQRGRVRAAYQQADSERFPRVARSAALLTGPGEEARRAFAIDLIVNGIERSE; this is translated from the coding sequence ATGGATTCGACAGGCGATGGGCGAACCCGCCGCGGCAGATCCGCCAAGGCTCCCCTGTCTCGGCAGGCGATTCTGGATGCGGCGAAGGAACTGGTGCGCGATCACGGGGTCGACGAGCTGACCCTTCGACGGGTCGCGGATCGCGTCGAGACGGGGCCCGCATCCCTGTATGCGTACTTCGCCAACCGTGACGTGCTGCTCGAACACCTTCTCGACGCGGCCTACAGCGAGGTGGAGCTCGTCGAGATCGCCGGCGACGGCTGGAAGCATGCGCTCGCCGCCACGATCGGCAACACCATCGACGCCCTTGGCCGCTACCCCGGACTCGGAGCCGTCGCGCTCGGGACCATTCCGACGCTGCCGGGTGCGCTGCGGCTCGCAGAGCACGAGCTGGCTCTCATGGATGCGGGGGGTGTGTCGGACGAGCGCGCCGCGTTGGCGGTCGATCTCATCGCCCAGTTCGCCGCATCCACCGCCGTCGAACGAGCTGTGCGTCACGAGGATTCTCGCGGTGCTGCGCAGCGCGGACGCGTACGGGCGGCGTACCAGCAGGCTGATTCCGAACGGTTCCCCCGGGTCGCGCGATCCGCCGCGTTGCTGACCGGTCCGGGGGAGGAGGCTCGCCGGGCCTTCGCGATCGACCTCATCGTGAACGGGATCGAGCGCTCCGAATGA